A genomic region of Methylobacterium durans contains the following coding sequences:
- a CDS encoding AAA family ATPase, which translates to MSGATLAERPAAAQGTADVALRARILALRDGLEHGLIGCTGLVERLLIGLLTGGHILVEGAPGLAKTRAVKRLSDGLDGSFARIQCTPDLMPADLTGTTVWRQDSGTFEFLAGPLFHSLILVDEVNRAPPKVQSALLEAMAEGQITVAGHTHPLPDPFMVVATQNPIEHAGTFPLPEAQLDRFLLHVVVDMPDEASERRILDLVEGELNHHAEAMPVKLTLEEVRAAREAALGIYVSPALKDYLVRLVAGTRTDAAAPDLRAAIEHPASPRGTLALMVAGKARAYLHGRDHVIPEDVADLAVDALSHRIGLTWRAAAEGQTARGIVEGLVRRVRAL; encoded by the coding sequence ATGAGCGGCGCCACCCTCGCCGAGCGCCCCGCCGCTGCCCAGGGCACGGCCGATGTGGCGTTGCGCGCCCGCATCCTCGCCCTGCGCGACGGGCTGGAGCACGGCCTCATCGGCTGCACCGGACTCGTGGAGCGTCTGCTGATCGGGCTCCTCACCGGCGGTCACATTCTCGTGGAGGGCGCGCCTGGCCTCGCCAAGACCCGGGCGGTCAAGCGCCTGTCGGACGGGCTCGACGGCTCCTTCGCCCGCATCCAGTGCACACCCGACCTGATGCCCGCCGATCTCACCGGCACGACGGTGTGGCGCCAGGACAGCGGCACCTTCGAGTTCCTGGCCGGACCCCTGTTCCACTCGCTGATCCTCGTCGACGAGGTGAACCGCGCCCCGCCCAAGGTGCAGTCGGCGCTCCTTGAGGCGATGGCCGAGGGGCAGATCACGGTGGCGGGGCACACCCACCCCCTGCCCGACCCCTTCATGGTGGTGGCGACCCAGAACCCGATCGAGCACGCGGGCACCTTTCCACTGCCCGAGGCGCAGCTCGACCGCTTCCTGTTGCACGTCGTCGTCGACATGCCCGACGAGGCGTCCGAGCGGCGCATCCTCGACCTCGTCGAAGGCGAATTGAACCACCACGCCGAGGCGATGCCGGTGAAGCTGACCCTCGAAGAGGTGCGGGCGGCCCGCGAGGCCGCGCTCGGGATCTACGTCTCGCCGGCGCTGAAGGATTATCTCGTGCGCCTCGTGGCAGGCACCCGCACGGACGCCGCCGCGCCGGACCTGCGCGCGGCGATCGAGCACCCGGCCTCCCCGCGCGGCACGCTGGCGCTGATGGTAGCCGGCAAGGCCCGCGCGTATCTGCACGGGCGCGATCACGTCATCCCGGAGGACGTGGCCGACCTCGCCGTCGATGCCCTCAGCCACCGGATCGGCCTCACCTGGCGCGCCGCCGCCGAGGGCCAGACCGCCCGCGGCATCGTCGAGGGGCTGGTCCGGCGCGTGCGGGCCCTCTGA
- a CDS encoding DUF58 domain-containing protein gives MAASQGPAGALSDHPGVRLSGEALMGLRHLARRGVSPATRTLAGLPGGIVTKRRGRGSEPDDVRLWSEGDDMRHIDRNATARTGILHVRTHHDERDRAVVLLADFRPSMLFGTRRALRSVAAAEALALLGWRIVGDGGRVGLVVGSAGEPAALRPAGGERAMTAVTGALALAHARALAAAGDDPPLDPLLTLAASLLPSGGHLVIASALDAPGPDLDRLLTVLAERLSIRLLLVSDAFERARPAGYYPFATADGRRGTLEGGHRGAEARTEERLAEYARRGIEGLRLDVEAGPEVYAPLMERLDAVL, from the coding sequence GTGGCCGCCTCGCAAGGCCCGGCGGGCGCGTTGTCCGACCATCCCGGCGTGCGCCTCTCCGGCGAGGCGCTGATGGGCCTGCGCCACCTCGCCCGCCGCGGCGTCTCTCCGGCGACGCGCACGCTGGCCGGCCTGCCCGGCGGCATCGTCACGAAGCGGCGCGGGCGCGGCTCGGAGCCCGACGACGTGCGCCTTTGGTCGGAGGGCGACGACATGCGCCACATCGACCGCAACGCCACCGCCCGCACCGGGATCCTGCACGTGCGCACCCACCACGACGAGCGCGACCGCGCCGTGGTGCTGCTCGCCGATTTCCGGCCCTCGATGCTGTTCGGCACGCGGCGCGCCCTGCGCTCGGTGGCGGCGGCGGAAGCCCTGGCGCTCCTCGGCTGGCGGATCGTCGGCGACGGGGGCCGCGTCGGCCTCGTGGTCGGCAGCGCGGGCGAGCCCGCCGCCCTGCGTCCGGCCGGAGGCGAGCGGGCGATGACCGCCGTGACGGGCGCCCTCGCCCTGGCGCATGCCCGCGCACTTGCGGCGGCCGGCGACGATCCGCCCCTCGATCCCCTGCTGACGCTCGCCGCGAGCCTGCTGCCCTCCGGCGGCCACCTCGTCATCGCGAGCGCCCTCGACGCCCCGGGGCCGGATTTAGACCGGCTCCTGACGGTGCTCGCCGAGCGCCTCTCGATCCGCCTCCTCCTCGTCAGCGACGCCTTCGAGCGTGCGCGGCCCGCCGGCTACTACCCCTTCGCCACCGCGGACGGGCGCCGCGGCACGCTCGAGGGCGGTCACCGGGGCGCCGAGGCCCGGACCGAGGAGCGCCTCGCCGAGTACGCCCGCCGCGGCATCGAGGGTCTGCGCCTCGACGTCGAGGCGGGGCCGGAGGTCTACGCCCCCTTGATGGAGCGCCTCGATGCGGTCCTGTGA
- a CDS encoding DUF4381 domain-containing protein produces MTPSAESAPNLADLRGLHLPANAAGAIQGEVVAAIILGFAAALLVGALRYWRARRRSTVRRAALRDLQAARALEPEARLVAQARLLRRTARTLDGDAVADLRGSDWAARLDRIFATDFFGKGAGRVLVDGLYGRRATPDVAAIDAELARLLARIRA; encoded by the coding sequence GTGACGCCCTCCGCCGAGTCCGCCCCAAACCTCGCCGACCTGCGCGGCCTGCACCTGCCCGCGAACGCCGCCGGCGCGATCCAGGGCGAGGTCGTCGCCGCGATCATCCTCGGCTTCGCGGCCGCCCTCCTCGTCGGCGCCCTCCGGTACTGGCGCGCCCGCCGCCGCAGCACGGTGCGCCGCGCCGCCCTGCGGGACCTGCAGGCAGCGCGGGCCCTGGAGCCCGAGGCGCGCCTCGTGGCGCAGGCGAGGCTCCTGCGGCGCACCGCCCGCACCCTCGACGGAGATGCGGTGGCGGACCTGCGCGGGTCCGACTGGGCGGCCCGGCTCGACCGGATCTTCGCCACCGACTTCTTCGGCAAGGGCGCGGGCCGCGTCCTCGTCGACGGGCTCTACGGCCGCCGCGCCACGCCGGACGTCGCGGCGATCGACGCCGAGCTCGCCCGACTCCTCGCGCGGATCAGGGCCTGA
- a CDS encoding VWA domain-containing protein translates to MPAWFSALASAFDLASPLALLLLPLPLLAARLMPAETAGGSGALRVPASVVAQARAGAGIAARGRTRLVLIAILWTALVVALAGPRLVLSATALPASGRDIMIAMDLSGSMERRDFDLDGQTVSRLEAVKRVGADFIRRRAGDRIGLVIFANDSYVAASPSFDTATVAHALEEATIGLVGRSTGIGDGLGLALKRLAPQGPEGEAEGPRTAKVAILLSDGTNNAGQTTPRDVAELARDLGVKVYTIALGPRDLANAEGEQDVVDAETLRDMATISGGRAFRVKTTDDLIGVANAIDALEGGRAQAPPLPLRRDLWPWPAALAFLCAAGLLATRRAA, encoded by the coding sequence ATGCCCGCTTGGTTCAGCGCCCTCGCCTCCGCCTTCGACCTCGCCAGCCCGCTCGCGCTGCTCCTCCTGCCGTTGCCGCTGCTGGCCGCCCGCCTGATGCCCGCCGAGACGGCCGGCGGCAGCGGCGCGCTGCGCGTTCCGGCCTCGGTCGTGGCGCAGGCGCGGGCCGGCGCCGGCATCGCCGCCCGGGGCCGCACGCGGCTCGTCCTGATCGCGATCCTCTGGACCGCCCTCGTCGTGGCTCTCGCCGGGCCCCGCCTCGTCCTGTCGGCGACCGCGCTGCCGGCATCCGGCCGCGACATCATGATCGCGATGGACTTGTCCGGCTCGATGGAACGGCGCGACTTCGACCTCGACGGGCAGACCGTGAGTCGGCTGGAGGCCGTCAAGCGCGTCGGCGCCGACTTCATCCGCCGCCGGGCCGGCGACCGGATCGGCCTCGTGATCTTCGCCAACGATTCCTACGTCGCGGCGAGCCCGAGCTTCGATACCGCCACCGTCGCGCACGCCCTGGAGGAGGCGACCATCGGCCTCGTCGGGCGCTCCACCGGAATCGGCGACGGGCTCGGCCTCGCCCTGAAGCGCCTCGCCCCCCAGGGGCCGGAGGGCGAGGCCGAGGGGCCGCGGACCGCCAAGGTCGCGATTCTGCTCTCGGACGGCACCAACAATGCGGGCCAGACCACGCCCCGCGACGTGGCGGAGCTCGCCCGCGACCTCGGGGTGAAGGTCTACACGATCGCGCTGGGACCCCGCGACCTCGCCAATGCCGAGGGCGAGCAGGACGTGGTCGATGCCGAGACCCTGCGCGACATGGCGACGATCAGCGGCGGCAGAGCCTTCCGCGTGAAGACCACGGACGACCTGATCGGGGTCGCGAACGCCATCGACGCGCTGGAGGGCGGGCGTGCCCAGGCCCCGCCCCTGCCCCTGCGGCGCGACCTCTGGCCCTGGCCGGCGGCTCTGGCCTTCCTTTGCGCCGCCGGCCTCCTGGCGACCCGGAGGGCCGCATGA
- a CDS encoding VWA domain-containing protein — MSLADLAILRPWWLAAIPLVALLALRAAWRSAPLGDWNRVVDPALMAALARRGAVLGGRRQANLAAAIAAGIVALALTGPAVERADSATFRNLDATVLVIDLSRSVAEGGDLKAVRQAAQGIADATGTRSVAVVVYAGDAYLAAPPTTDRDSLATTLFALDADTVPDRGSHPERGLALARRTLSEAAVVAADVVLITDGDGIGEAASREARALRDRGWRLHGLFVPADKALPPGSPKPDRAALDGVVGTGGGLVADVGAPASILDAVGASTAQHLAAGGYTVLAYADLGRWLLLAALLPALLLFRRSA; from the coding sequence ATGAGCCTCGCCGACCTCGCGATCCTGCGGCCCTGGTGGCTCGCCGCGATCCCCCTCGTCGCGCTGCTCGCGCTCCGCGCCGCGTGGCGCTCGGCGCCGCTCGGCGATTGGAACCGGGTGGTCGACCCGGCCCTGATGGCGGCGCTGGCCCGCCGCGGCGCGGTGCTCGGCGGGCGCCGGCAGGCGAACCTCGCGGCGGCCATCGCGGCCGGGATCGTCGCCCTGGCGCTGACCGGGCCGGCGGTGGAGCGAGCGGATTCCGCGACCTTCCGCAACCTCGACGCCACCGTGCTCGTGATCGACCTCTCGCGCTCGGTGGCCGAGGGCGGCGACCTCAAGGCCGTGCGGCAGGCCGCGCAGGGGATCGCCGATGCGACGGGCACCCGCTCCGTCGCGGTCGTCGTCTACGCGGGGGACGCCTACCTCGCCGCGCCGCCGACCACCGACCGCGACAGCCTCGCCACCACGCTCTTCGCCCTCGACGCCGACACGGTGCCGGACCGGGGCAGCCACCCGGAGCGGGGCCTCGCGCTCGCCCGCCGGACCCTGAGCGAGGCCGCGGTGGTTGCGGCCGACGTCGTGCTCATCACCGACGGCGACGGCATCGGCGAGGCCGCATCCCGCGAGGCGCGGGCGCTCCGCGACAGGGGCTGGCGCCTGCACGGCCTGTTCGTGCCGGCGGACAAGGCGCTGCCGCCGGGCTCGCCGAAGCCCGACCGCGCCGCCCTCGACGGCGTGGTCGGCACGGGCGGCGGCCTCGTCGCGGATGTCGGCGCGCCGGCTTCGATCCTCGACGCGGTCGGTGCCAGCACGGCGCAGCATCTCGCCGCCGGCGGCTACACCGTGCTCGCCTACGCCGACCTCGGGCGCTGGCTCCTGCTGGCCGCCCTTCTCCCCGCCCTCCTCCTGTTTCGCAGGAGCGCCTGA
- a CDS encoding tetratricopeptide repeat protein codes for MPTGSALRPPLPAAFPRAWRRSARLGGLALAGAGILGLTLVSEPRTGFGRLLMGIGLPDLAARVISDPAWRGPALYEAGRYAEAAAIFREGGRRNSYNLGNALARQGDFAGAIAAYDSALQFNPRDADAQANRSLINRLLAEEIDRGKGGGIANASAQYGARYNNTANQDQNDDIQATSSGEGLAGNKESSSSASIPGNSAVSRRGKAEQQSIESGEGQARGSVGDAAGRGRKGGGSAMVAAAPEREARRVTKSFEAHEIRPDRLWLQTLPDDPGRYLKLRLKAEQARRIEAGTAMPAGSNPW; via the coding sequence ATGCCGACCGGATCCGCCCTGCGCCCTCCCCTCCCCGCAGCGTTCCCGCGCGCCTGGCGCCGCTCGGCGCGGTTGGGCGGCCTGGCGCTTGCGGGCGCCGGCATCCTCGGCCTCACCCTCGTCTCGGAGCCTCGCACCGGGTTCGGGCGCCTGCTGATGGGGATCGGCCTGCCCGACCTCGCTGCCCGCGTGATCAGCGATCCGGCCTGGCGCGGGCCCGCGCTCTACGAGGCCGGCCGCTACGCAGAGGCCGCCGCGATCTTCCGCGAGGGCGGTCGGCGCAATTCGTACAACCTCGGCAACGCGCTCGCGCGCCAGGGTGATTTCGCGGGCGCCATCGCGGCCTACGATTCCGCCCTCCAGTTCAACCCGCGGGACGCGGACGCGCAGGCGAACCGCTCCCTCATCAACCGCCTCCTCGCCGAGGAGATCGACCGCGGCAAGGGGGGCGGCATCGCCAACGCCTCTGCGCAGTACGGCGCCCGCTACAACAACACCGCGAACCAGGACCAGAACGACGACATCCAGGCCACGTCGAGCGGCGAGGGGTTGGCCGGCAACAAGGAATCGAGTTCCAGCGCCTCGATCCCCGGCAACAGCGCGGTCTCCCGCCGCGGCAAGGCCGAGCAGCAATCGATCGAGTCCGGCGAGGGGCAGGCCCGAGGCTCGGTCGGCGACGCGGCCGGGCGCGGACGGAAAGGGGGCGGCTCGGCCATGGTCGCGGCGGCGCCCGAGCGCGAGGCCCGCCGGGTCACGAAGAGCTTCGAGGCCCACGAGATCCGGCCCGACCGGCTCTGGCTGCAGACGCTGCCGGACGATCCGGGCCGCTATCTGAAGCTGCGCCTCAAGGCCGAGCAGGCAAGGCGTATCGAGGCCGGCACCGCCATGCCGGCGGGGAGCAACCCGTGGTGA
- a CDS encoding BatD family protein, producing the protein MLLGTLAAGPARAEIEPGDLTLTVTPERNGNADPFAREMVLLRIHGVYKQQILLEEVVQPTLANFSWTQLGRDAWSRTKLSDGQSAIAFDRVIAIFPHHAGDFTLDPFIHRLTLSDAGERKVVDVRSGPISLPVATWKGAGGPDAKEPWWLPARDVSITDSWSPDPETLKVGESARRIVTVEAQGMVAEGLPPRPVMRTRGILTFAGPVNRETIITPQGPVARVTYQWDVKPAIDEIIPLNAITVPWFDTVSRTMREAEIPARQIGGGLPDRAGEAPREVSASPYAVAASGLAAFGLGLALLGYGVGGTGRLRLDAASRRALRRAATAGDATAFRAALGQSLQAEPEIARVWRGQPETAASLAALDRAVYAPGGAETPDLRRLATRLSRPVRQPGSVRETDPLKPLDGVPDRP; encoded by the coding sequence ATGCTGCTCGGCACCCTTGCCGCCGGACCTGCCCGCGCCGAGATCGAGCCCGGGGACCTGACGCTCACCGTCACGCCGGAGCGCAACGGCAATGCGGACCCCTTCGCCCGCGAGATGGTGCTGCTGCGCATCCACGGGGTCTACAAGCAACAGATCCTGCTGGAGGAGGTGGTGCAGCCGACGCTCGCCAACTTCAGCTGGACGCAGCTCGGCCGCGACGCTTGGTCCCGCACGAAGCTTTCCGACGGGCAGAGCGCCATCGCCTTCGACCGGGTGATCGCGATCTTCCCGCACCATGCGGGCGACTTCACCCTCGACCCGTTCATCCATCGCCTCACCCTCAGCGACGCGGGCGAGCGCAAGGTGGTGGACGTCCGCTCCGGCCCGATCTCCTTGCCGGTCGCGACTTGGAAGGGCGCGGGCGGGCCGGACGCCAAGGAGCCCTGGTGGCTGCCGGCCCGCGACGTCTCGATCACTGATTCCTGGAGCCCGGACCCGGAGACGCTGAAGGTCGGCGAATCGGCGCGCCGCATCGTCACCGTCGAAGCGCAGGGCATGGTCGCCGAGGGCCTGCCGCCCCGCCCCGTCATGCGCACCCGCGGCATCCTCACCTTCGCCGGACCGGTGAACCGCGAGACGATCATCACGCCGCAGGGGCCGGTCGCCCGGGTGACCTACCAGTGGGACGTGAAGCCGGCCATCGACGAGATCATCCCCCTGAACGCCATCACCGTCCCCTGGTTCGACACGGTCTCGCGGACCATGCGGGAGGCCGAGATCCCGGCCCGCCAGATCGGCGGCGGCCTGCCCGACCGCGCGGGCGAGGCGCCTCGGGAGGTCTCCGCCTCGCCCTACGCGGTCGCGGCCTCCGGGCTCGCCGCCTTCGGCCTCGGCCTCGCGCTCCTCGGCTACGGCGTCGGCGGGACGGGACGGCTGCGCCTCGACGCCGCGAGCCGTCGGGCCCTCAGGCGGGCCGCGACGGCCGGCGACGCCACCGCCTTCCGCGCCGCTCTGGGACAGAGCCTGCAGGCCGAGCCCGAGATCGCCCGGGTCTGGCGGGGGCAGCCGGAGACGGCCGCTTCCCTCGCCGCCCTCGACCGGGCCGTCTACGCGCCGGGCGGCGCCGAGACACCCGACCTCCGCCGCCTCGCCACCCGCCTCTCCCGCCCGGTCCGGCAGCCGGGCAGCGTCCGGGAGACGGACCCGCTGAAACCCCTCGACGGGGTGCCGGACAGGCCCTGA
- the bla gene encoding class A beta-lactamase: MLIPTRRTALRAGFAAAALAAAPRPPLASDALAGARQSLRVIEDRLGGRLGVAVRDTSSGRALLHRADARFPMCSTFKVLAAAAILARVDAGRERLERTMPFTAADLDSHAPVTGGALKEAGGEAGTMSLADLCAAAVVWSDNTAANLMLQALGGPPALTAWLRGIGDQTSRLDRTEPTLNTAIPGDPRDTTSPAAIAEDLERLLIGDVLSPASRGRLEGWMVAARTGLKRLRAGLPQDWAVGDKTGSGDNATANVVAILRPPGRAPLVAAIYLTGSISTAEERDAAHAEIGRLVAVTF, encoded by the coding sequence TTGCTCATCCCGACCCGCCGCACCGCCCTCCGGGCTGGCTTCGCCGCGGCCGCGCTGGCCGCCGCGCCCCGCCCTCCCCTCGCCTCGGACGCGCTGGCTGGGGCACGGCAGAGCCTGCGGGTGATCGAGGATCGCCTCGGGGGGCGCCTCGGCGTCGCCGTGCGCGACACCAGCTCGGGCCGCGCCCTCCTCCACCGGGCCGACGCGCGCTTCCCGATGTGCAGCACCTTCAAGGTTCTCGCCGCCGCCGCGATCCTGGCTCGGGTCGATGCGGGCCGCGAGCGCTTGGAGCGGACGATGCCCTTCACGGCCGCCGACCTCGACAGCCACGCACCGGTGACCGGCGGCGCCCTGAAGGAGGCCGGCGGGGAGGCTGGGACGATGAGCCTCGCCGACCTCTGCGCGGCGGCCGTCGTCTGGAGCGACAACACGGCGGCGAACCTGATGCTGCAGGCGCTCGGCGGGCCCCCTGCCCTCACCGCGTGGCTGCGCGGGATCGGCGATCAGACGAGCCGTCTCGACCGGACGGAGCCGACCCTCAACACCGCGATTCCCGGCGACCCGCGCGACACGACGAGTCCCGCCGCGATCGCCGAGGATCTCGAGCGGCTGCTGATCGGCGACGTCCTCTCGCCCGCGAGCCGGGGGCGGCTCGAGGGCTGGATGGTCGCGGCGCGGACCGGCCTGAAGCGGCTGCGGGCCGGCTTGCCCCAGGACTGGGCGGTTGGCGACAAGACGGGCAGCGGCGACAACGCCACCGCCAATGTCGTCGCGATCCTGCGCCCGCCGGGCCGCGCGCCCCTTGTCGCCGCCATCTACCTGACGGGCTCGATAAGCACGGCGGAAGAGCGGGACGCCGCCCATGCCGAGATCGGGCGGCTCGTTGCCGTGACCTTCTGA
- the ybaK gene encoding Cys-tRNA(Pro) deacylase translates to MSKATRATQVLDRAGIAYSVHAYAYDPEAPRIGLQAAEALGLSPDRILKTLMAEADGKPVCVLVASDREVSLKRLAAACGAKSAAMLKPAEAERITGYHVGGISPLGQKRRLPVLIDDAALSAGHDEIYLNGGGRGLQVRLRPADLVAVLEARVVPLT, encoded by the coding sequence ATGTCGAAGGCCACCCGCGCGACCCAGGTCCTCGACCGCGCCGGCATCGCCTACAGCGTGCACGCCTACGCCTACGACCCGGAGGCGCCGCGCATCGGACTCCAGGCCGCTGAGGCCCTCGGGCTGTCGCCGGACCGGATCCTCAAGACGCTGATGGCGGAGGCTGATGGCAAGCCCGTCTGCGTGCTCGTAGCCTCCGACCGGGAGGTCAGCCTGAAACGGCTCGCCGCTGCCTGCGGGGCGAAATCAGCCGCGATGCTGAAGCCAGCGGAGGCCGAGCGGATCACCGGCTACCATGTCGGCGGCATAAGCCCGCTCGGCCAGAAGAGGCGCCTGCCCGTGCTGATCGACGATGCCGCCCTCTCGGCAGGCCACGACGAGATCTATCTCAACGGCGGCGGCCGCGGCCTGCAGGTGCGCCTGAGGCCGGCCGACCTCGTCGCCGTGCTGGAGGCGCGCGTCGTCCCGCTGACCTGA
- the panC gene encoding pantoate--beta-alanine ligase, producing the protein MRAQVAAWRQAGERVVLVPTMGALHAGHLALIAHARAIGQRAVASIFVNPTQFGPNEDFSRYPRDVEADLGLLAGAGCDAAWTPEAETMYPDGYATRIEVSGLSEGLCGAYRPGHFSGVATVVTKLLNQVRPDIALFGEKDFQQLQVIRRAVRDLDLPFEIRGVPTVREADGLALSSRNRYLSAEERARAPRLHGVLTEIAAGVRDGGEAEPLLARGRAELEAAGFVPVQYLAVCDAETLAPLPRVEGPARVLAAAYLGRTRLIDNLPV; encoded by the coding sequence ATGCGCGCGCAGGTGGCAGCGTGGCGGCAGGCCGGCGAGCGCGTCGTGCTGGTGCCGACGATGGGCGCGCTGCACGCGGGCCACCTCGCCCTGATCGCCCATGCCCGCGCGATCGGGCAGCGCGCGGTGGCGAGCATCTTCGTCAACCCGACCCAGTTCGGCCCGAACGAGGATTTCTCGCGATACCCGCGGGACGTCGAGGCCGATCTCGGGCTCCTCGCCGGGGCGGGCTGCGACGCGGCCTGGACGCCCGAGGCCGAGACCATGTACCCGGATGGCTACGCGACGCGGATCGAGGTCTCGGGCCTCAGCGAGGGCCTGTGCGGCGCCTACCGCCCGGGCCACTTCTCGGGCGTCGCGACGGTGGTGACGAAGCTCCTCAACCAAGTGCGTCCCGACATCGCACTGTTCGGCGAGAAGGATTTCCAGCAGCTCCAGGTGATCCGCCGCGCCGTGCGCGACCTCGACCTGCCCTTCGAGATCCGCGGCGTGCCGACGGTCCGCGAGGCGGACGGCCTCGCCCTCTCCTCCCGCAACCGCTACCTCTCGGCCGAGGAGCGGGCGCGGGCGCCGCGGCTCCACGGGGTCCTGACGGAGATCGCGGCAGGGGTCCGCGACGGGGGCGAGGCCGAACCGCTCCTCGCCCGCGGCCGCGCCGAACTCGAGGCCGCCGGCTTCGTGCCGGTCCAGTATCTCGCGGTCTGCGATGCCGAGACCCTGGCGCCGCTCCCCCGAGTCGAGGGTCCGGCGCGGGTTCTCGCGGCGGCCTATCTCGGCCGCACCCGGCTCATCGACAACCTGCCGGTGTGA
- a CDS encoding alpha/beta hydrolase family esterase, with protein sequence MTEHAARMQVRLADMLEATRLTGAGRLDEATALIQRNLRERPTPAQAPRAERIEPPTIDLVAERVGEEPRPETPRTGKAAAEEPSAGPWVDAEMFGDGTHPALIPERLREVLRGLGRGVAPVLKGLNGAGLASGLASGLTSGPLPGMHTGRPTPPPAPGEGQFVARSFSSQAGARDYKLFIPSRPAAGAALVVMLHGCTQSPDDFAAGTNMNVLAGAEGIYVAYPAQSARANGQRCWNWFQPGDQGREAGEAAIIAGLTRAILAEFPIDPKRVYIAGLSAGGAAAANIAQAYPDLYAAVGVHSGLAAGCARDLSSALMAMQVGAPGQSAPTGFGAPGEGLRVPTIVFHGDEDGTVSPRNADQVLAQAGAGSLRAESRSVDGDGRSFTRTRYADAAGRVVVEDWRVRGLGHAWSGGSQAGSYTDPQGPDASRAMLDFFAAHPLQAADA encoded by the coding sequence ATGACCGAACACGCAGCCCGGATGCAGGTGCGTCTTGCCGACATGCTGGAAGCCACCCGGTTGACCGGCGCCGGCCGCCTCGACGAGGCCACCGCCCTGATCCAGCGCAACCTGCGCGAGCGGCCCACTCCGGCCCAGGCTCCCCGGGCGGAGCGCATCGAGCCGCCGACGATCGATCTCGTGGCCGAGCGGGTCGGCGAGGAGCCCCGACCTGAGACCCCCCGCACCGGAAAGGCTGCCGCGGAGGAACCCTCCGCCGGTCCCTGGGTCGATGCCGAGATGTTCGGCGACGGCACGCACCCGGCGCTCATCCCGGAGCGCCTGCGCGAGGTGCTGCGCGGCCTCGGGCGCGGCGTCGCGCCGGTGCTGAAGGGGCTCAATGGCGCGGGCCTCGCTTCGGGTCTCGCTTCCGGCCTAACCTCCGGCCCGCTGCCCGGCATGCACACCGGTCGCCCGACCCCGCCGCCCGCGCCCGGAGAGGGTCAGTTCGTGGCCCGCTCGTTCTCGAGCCAGGCCGGCGCCCGCGACTACAAGCTGTTCATCCCGAGCCGGCCCGCGGCCGGCGCCGCCCTCGTCGTCATGCTGCACGGCTGCACGCAGTCGCCCGACGATTTCGCGGCCGGCACTAACATGAACGTCCTCGCCGGAGCCGAGGGGATCTACGTCGCCTACCCCGCCCAGAGTGCGCGGGCGAACGGTCAGCGCTGCTGGAACTGGTTCCAGCCGGGCGACCAGGGTCGCGAGGCGGGCGAGGCGGCGATCATCGCCGGCCTGACCCGGGCGATCCTGGCCGAGTTCCCGATCGATCCGAAGCGCGTCTACATCGCCGGCCTCTCGGCGGGTGGTGCCGCCGCGGCCAATATCGCGCAGGCCTATCCCGATCTCTACGCCGCGGTCGGCGTGCATTCGGGCCTCGCCGCCGGCTGCGCGCGCGATCTCTCCTCGGCCCTCATGGCCATGCAGGTCGGCGCTCCCGGCCAGAGCGCGCCGACGGGCTTCGGGGCTCCCGGCGAGGGCCTGCGCGTGCCGACCATCGTATTCCACGGCGACGAGGACGGCACGGTGAGCCCGCGCAACGCCGATCAGGTGCTGGCCCAGGCGGGGGCCGGTTCGCTGCGCGCCGAGAGCCGGTCCGTCGACGGTGACGGGCGGTCCTTCACCCGGACCCGTTACGCCGATGCGGCGGGCCGCGTCGTGGTGGAGGATTGGCGGGTGCGCGGCCTCGGCCACGCGTGGTCGGGCGGCTCTCAGGCCGGCAGCTACACCGATCCCCAGGGCCCCGACGCCTCCCGCGCCATGCTCGATTTCTTCGCCGCCCACCCGCTGCAGGCCGCCGACGCCTGA
- a CDS encoding CopG family transcriptional regulator, which produces MLDLMPRQRPVARSAESEKITINLGFVDLGHIDLLVAEGVYGNRSDFIRTAIRREIERHAEITRQSVARKSVELGLRPIRRAELEEARAAGRTLDIRVLGLASIEPDVTPDLARETIASLEVLGSLQASPAVKAALADRLR; this is translated from the coding sequence ATGCTCGATCTGATGCCCCGCCAACGCCCGGTCGCCCGCTCGGCCGAGAGCGAGAAGATCACGATCAATCTCGGCTTCGTCGACCTCGGACATATCGATCTCCTCGTCGCCGAGGGAGTTTACGGCAACCGGAGCGACTTCATCCGCACGGCGATCCGCCGCGAGATCGAGCGCCACGCCGAGATCACGCGCCAGTCGGTTGCCCGCAAGAGCGTCGAGCTCGGGCTGCGCCCGATCCGCCGCGCCGAGCTCGAAGAGGCGCGGGCTGCCGGCCGCACCCTCGACATCCGCGTCCTGGGCCTCGCCAGCATCGAGCCCGACGTCACCCCCGACCTCGCCCGCGAGACCATCGCCTCCCTCGAAGTGCTGGGCAGCCTGCAGGCGAGTCCAGCCGTCAAGGCCGCTCTCGCCGACCGGCTGCGCTGA